In Selenomonas sp. oral taxon 920, the DNA window GATAATAGGGCGCTAAAGACGTGGACGCTCATGTCCGAGGCTGCCAAGGCAGAAGAGGCAAATAAAAGATACTACCAAGATCTATAAGCGAACACAAAAAGAAGCTCTCCATCGAAGAGCTTCTTTTTATATCCAGCAATACGTAAGCTATGCTTTGTGTAATGAAATTTTAGAACCGAATACATGTGTGGTACGTTTTCCCGCCTTTTTCGTCGGGGCTGCGTGTCAGCATGATATGCGTCCCCGGCCATGTTACGAACGTCGGATATGAGGGATCGCCAATATCGCAGCCTTCAACCTGGCCGTCGTTTCCGATTTTCTCCGCAAGTCGAGCTCGGGCGTAATCGAATATCTCGTCAAGCAGCTTCTTGTTGTTGGAGAAAAATCCAACCTCGATGCTGATCACGTTTGTATTATCGCCCATCACTAGGAACTCTTCGCGCAGAGGCTTCTTCCCTTCAAAGTTCTTCTCGAACACTTTCCATCGCGGCTTCGCGTCTTTGATTTTCCAATTCGGAACATCTGCCCAGGCCTTTTCAAAATCTGCGTAAGGCATCCCACGGTATACCTCATAGATTTTCTTCGGATCGCTGGCCGCTGCATCCACATCCTCCTGCCACGTTGAGGCAAACGCCCCAGGCATATAGATGAGCATACAGAACATCAACAGAAATATCTTTTTCATCATGCTTCTCCCTTTAACTCTTCAACCCTTCGATAGAACGTAGACGGCTTCATCTTGCAGATACGCATTGCTTCTTTTGCCGTGACCTCCCCTTTTCGCCATCGTTTCACGACTTCCTGAAACTCCTCCGTCATTTCTACGCGCGGCCGGCCAAATCGAACTCCTTTCCGCTGCGCTATATTGATCCCTTCACGTTGCCGCGTCCGGATCTTATTGCGTTCCTGTTCCGCAACATAACTCAGGAGGCTTAGAAACTGATCTTCCATCAGCTTCCCGAGCTCACCCATTTCGCGGAAGCGTCTGCTGTCAAACAGGGATTCCTGCTCCAGCACGACAATATCGACGCCAAGGCTGCGTGTGAGCTCTTTCCATTCATCAATGATCCCATCGTAGTTACGCCCCAGTCGATCTAGTGCATCGAGGTACAGCAGATCTCCCTCACGGAGAACTTGCTTCATCGACTGGTATGCTGGCCGCGCAAAATCTTTTCCGCTTTGCC includes these proteins:
- a CDS encoding recombinase family protein, which encodes MKIGYIRVSDKRQNPDRQIEKMLDIGIEERFIFVDRQSGKDFARPAYQSMKQVLREGDLLYLDALDRLGRNYDGIIDEWKELTRSLGVDIVVLEQESLFDSRRFREMGELGKLMEDQFLSLLSYVAEQERNKIRTRQREGINIAQRKGVRFGRPRVEMTEEFQEVVKRWRKGEVTAKEAMRICKMKPSTFYRRVEELKGEA